A genomic stretch from Vibrio neptunius includes:
- the phoU gene encoding phosphate signaling complex protein PhoU — protein MNFGRHISGQFNVELESIRTHVLTMGGLVEQQLSFAMQALHKEDIELARKVVRDDHKVNAMEVSIDEACTRIIAKRQPTAKDLRLIMAIIKTITDLERIGDVATKMAYVAIESPSSKEQMFQVSLEPLCRQAIGMLHQVLDAFARMDVDSAAEVYKLDDKIDAEYEAVIRQLMTYMMEDPKNIPHILQVMWSARAIERVGDRCQNICEYIIYFVKGKDVRHLGEQSIDDALR, from the coding sequence ATGAACTTTGGACGTCACATATCAGGACAGTTTAATGTCGAATTAGAATCCATCCGAACCCACGTACTGACGATGGGAGGGCTGGTTGAGCAGCAGTTATCTTTTGCTATGCAGGCACTGCACAAAGAGGATATTGAGCTAGCGCGTAAAGTCGTACGTGACGATCATAAAGTAAATGCGATGGAAGTCTCTATCGATGAAGCTTGCACGCGAATCATCGCCAAACGTCAGCCAACGGCTAAAGACTTACGCTTGATCATGGCGATCATCAAGACGATCACCGATCTTGAGCGAATTGGGGACGTGGCAACCAAAATGGCTTATGTGGCGATTGAAAGTCCGTCATCAAAAGAGCAGATGTTCCAGGTTTCCCTTGAACCACTCTGTCGTCAAGCAATCGGTATGTTGCATCAGGTTTTGGATGCGTTTGCGCGAATGGATGTCGATTCAGCTGCAGAAGTGTACAAGCTGGATGATAAAATTGATGCGGAGTATGAAGCCGTTATTCGTCAATTGATGACTTATATGATGGAAGACCCGAAGAATATTCCTCATATTCTTCAAGTTATGTGGTCTGCACGCGCAATTGAGCGAGTAGGGGATCGCTGCCAAAACATCTGCGAATACATCATCTACTTTGTTAAAGGCAAAGATGTGCGCCATCTGGGTGAACAAAGTATTGATGATGCGCTGCGCTAA